The proteins below come from a single Streptomyces sp. B3I8 genomic window:
- a CDS encoding response regulator transcription factor, whose amino-acid sequence MTETPRTEPRTESVRVLLAEDQGMMRGALALLLGMEDDLEVVAQVSTGDAIVAAALDHRPDVALLDIELPGMSGLDAAAELRVRVPGCRVLILTTFGRPGYLRRAMEAGAAGFLVKDGPVEELAAAIRRVLAGESVVDPALATAALSAGPNPLTPRECDVLRGSADGATVADIAARLHLSESTVRNYLSSVIGKTSTRNRTEALREARHQGWL is encoded by the coding sequence GTGACCGAGACGCCCCGTACCGAGCCCCGTACCGAGTCCGTCCGTGTGCTGCTCGCCGAGGACCAGGGGATGATGCGCGGCGCGCTTGCCCTGCTGCTCGGCATGGAGGACGACCTGGAGGTGGTCGCCCAGGTCTCGACGGGCGACGCGATCGTGGCCGCCGCGCTGGACCACCGGCCGGACGTGGCGCTGCTCGACATCGAGCTGCCGGGCATGAGCGGCCTGGACGCGGCGGCGGAACTGCGCGTGCGGGTGCCCGGGTGCCGGGTGCTGATACTGACCACGTTCGGGCGTCCGGGCTATCTGCGCCGGGCCATGGAGGCGGGCGCGGCGGGGTTCCTGGTCAAGGACGGACCGGTGGAGGAGCTGGCCGCCGCGATCCGCCGGGTGCTGGCGGGCGAGAGCGTCGTGGACCCGGCCCTGGCCACGGCGGCCCTGAGCGCGGGGCCCAATCCGCTGACGCCCCGCGAGTGCGACGTCCTGCGCGGTTCGGCGGACGGGGCGACGGTCGCCGACATCGCCGCCCGGCTCCATCTGTCGGAGTCGACGGTGCGCAACTACCTGTCGTCGGTCATCGGCAAGACGAGCACCCGCAACCGCACGGAGGCGCTCCGGGAGGCCCGCCACCAGGGCTGGCTGTGA
- a CDS encoding MaoC family dehydratase, producing MPLDAARAVAAAPRTRELAWTAKDVQLYHLALGAGVPATDPGELRYTLETRLHVLPAFATVAGGGEPGVIAALSVPGVDVDLAAVLHAGQSLTVHRPVPVTGRASATSRITAAYDKGGAALLVQRTDVADAEGPLWTDEALVHVRGEGGWGGERGPSARPAPPSGAPDLVVDRPVREDQALLYRLTGDLNPLHADPGFAAHAGFERPVLHGLCTYGMTLKAVVDTLLDGDVTRVRAYTTRFAGVAYPGETLRLRMWRTPGAVRVTVGAVERTEAPVLADTTVTHS from the coding sequence ATGCCCCTCGACGCCGCCCGGGCCGTCGCCGCCGCGCCCCGTACCCGCGAGCTCGCCTGGACCGCCAAGGACGTGCAGCTCTACCACCTCGCCCTCGGCGCCGGCGTCCCCGCGACCGACCCCGGCGAGCTGCGCTACACCCTGGAGACACGGCTGCACGTCCTGCCCGCCTTCGCCACCGTCGCGGGCGGCGGGGAGCCCGGGGTGATCGCCGCCCTGTCCGTCCCCGGCGTCGACGTGGACCTCGCCGCCGTCCTGCACGCCGGCCAGAGCCTCACCGTCCACCGCCCGGTGCCCGTCACGGGCCGCGCGTCCGCCACCTCGCGGATCACCGCCGCGTACGACAAGGGCGGTGCGGCCCTGCTGGTCCAGCGCACGGACGTCGCCGACGCCGAGGGGCCGCTGTGGACCGACGAGGCGCTGGTCCACGTACGCGGCGAAGGCGGCTGGGGCGGCGAGCGCGGCCCCTCCGCCCGCCCCGCACCACCGTCCGGCGCCCCCGACCTGGTCGTCGACCGGCCGGTGCGCGAGGACCAGGCGTTGCTCTACCGCCTGACCGGCGACCTCAACCCGCTCCACGCCGACCCGGGGTTCGCCGCGCACGCCGGCTTCGAACGGCCCGTCCTGCACGGTCTGTGCACGTACGGCATGACGCTCAAGGCGGTCGTCGACACGCTCCTCGACGGCGACGTCACCCGGGTCCGCGCGTACACGACACGGTTCGCCGGGGTGGCGTACCCGGGCGAGACCCTGCGCCTGCGCATGTGGCGCACGCCGGGCGCGGTACGGGTGACGGTGGGCGCGGTGGAGCGGACGGAGGCGCCCGTCCTCGCGGACACGACGGTCACCCATTCCTGA
- a CDS encoding ABC transporter ATP-binding protein — MTTTEGTTRTADGAPAPARHVHEPAGTPGSAARERALAVSFTGAVKTFGEVRAVDGIDLGIRPGETVALLGRNGAGKSTAISLLLGLNAPDGGAVELFGGSPEAAVRAGRVGAMLQEARAVPRVTVRELVSFVAGRYPAPLPVAEALELAGIGELAARRVDRLSGGQTQRVRFAVALAGDPELLVLDEPTAALDVEARHAFWASMRARHGRTVLFSTHYLEEADAHADRIVVVDHGRIVADGTAEQLKRAAGGTLVAFDLAGNETGDLESLPGVRSVEVRGGRVRLRTDDSDATVVALARRDAIRRLEVVPASLDEAFLALTADTSPHEDASPHEAREPRHGTETD; from the coding sequence ATGACCACGACCGAGGGCACCACGAGGACAGCGGACGGCGCGCCCGCACCCGCCCGGCATGTGCACGAGCCCGCCGGGACTCCGGGCTCCGCCGCGCGCGAGCGGGCTCTCGCCGTCTCCTTCACCGGGGCCGTCAAGACCTTCGGCGAGGTCCGTGCCGTCGACGGGATCGACCTGGGGATACGGCCGGGCGAGACCGTCGCGCTGCTGGGCCGCAACGGCGCCGGGAAGTCCACCGCGATCTCCCTGCTGCTGGGGCTGAACGCACCGGACGGCGGCGCGGTGGAGCTGTTCGGCGGTTCCCCCGAGGCGGCGGTGCGGGCCGGGCGGGTCGGCGCGATGCTGCAGGAGGCACGGGCGGTGCCCCGGGTCACGGTGCGGGAGCTGGTCTCCTTCGTGGCCGGACGCTATCCGGCCCCGCTCCCCGTCGCCGAGGCGCTGGAGCTGGCCGGCATCGGGGAGCTCGCCGCGCGGCGGGTGGACCGGCTGTCCGGCGGGCAGACCCAGCGGGTGCGGTTCGCCGTGGCACTGGCGGGCGACCCCGAGCTGCTCGTGCTGGACGAGCCCACCGCCGCGCTCGACGTGGAGGCGCGGCACGCGTTCTGGGCGTCGATGCGCGCCCGGCACGGCCGCACGGTGCTGTTCTCCACGCACTACCTGGAGGAGGCCGACGCGCACGCGGACCGGATCGTGGTCGTCGACCACGGCCGGATCGTCGCCGACGGCACCGCCGAGCAGCTCAAGCGCGCGGCGGGCGGCACCCTCGTCGCCTTCGACCTGGCGGGGAACGAGACGGGGGACCTGGAATCGTTGCCGGGCGTGCGGTCGGTGGAGGTGCGCGGGGGCCGGGTGCGGCTGCGCACGGACGACTCGGACGCCACGGTGGTGGCGCTGGCGCGGCGGGACGCGATACGCCGCCTGGAGGTCGTCCCGGCCTCCCTGGACGAGGCGTTCCTGGCGCTGACGGCGGACACCTCACCCCATGAGGACGCCTCGCCCCATGAGGCGCGGGAGCCGCGGCACGGGACGGAGACGGACTGA
- a CDS encoding sensor histidine kinase codes for MTRTTRVTMATGTTGTTGTTGTTGTTETRSACRRRRAWRSVLAAYWEERRRWQADQKAARRAGRWPENPGPPPTGFSLLPWLLMGMGAFSNLFQGQTPNPWIGGLGLLTFNSLYIYVVFRAFHAVTREARSTRVALVVMSLLTCALALGYGGNWLLFFPLLGLATGAVVRGPWLGRYALGLTALATVVAALRGGWDAIGVSYGTFLSTMVTAAILSLSEAVRQLRAAREELARRAVEEERLRFSRDLHDLLGHTLSVIVVKSEAARRLAPRDLDAALSQVTDIEAVGRQALTEIREAVTGYREGSLATELDRASSALTAAGIEPVVRRSGAPLAPGAEALLGWVVREAVTNAVRHSGARRCEIAVDGASSAERIRLTVTDDGGGGGGDGGEGTTSSAGGTGLKGLTERLAAAGGALRAGPSPRGGFTVTAELPRDTEELTDPSGGGEGFATTSPGAAARTLGP; via the coding sequence ATGACGAGGACGACGAGGGTGACCATGGCGACGGGGACAACAGGGACAACAGGGACGACGGGGACGACGGGGACGACGGAGACACGGAGCGCCTGCCGACGGCGGCGGGCCTGGCGGTCGGTGCTCGCGGCGTACTGGGAGGAGCGCCGGCGGTGGCAGGCCGACCAGAAGGCGGCCCGCAGGGCCGGGCGGTGGCCCGAGAACCCGGGCCCGCCGCCCACCGGCTTCTCCCTGCTGCCGTGGCTGCTGATGGGGATGGGCGCGTTCTCCAACCTGTTCCAGGGCCAGACGCCCAACCCGTGGATCGGCGGCCTGGGTCTGCTGACCTTCAACTCGCTCTACATCTACGTGGTGTTCCGCGCCTTCCATGCGGTGACGCGCGAGGCCCGCTCCACACGGGTGGCGCTGGTGGTGATGAGCCTGCTGACGTGCGCCCTGGCCCTCGGGTACGGCGGCAACTGGCTGCTGTTCTTCCCGCTGCTCGGACTGGCGACAGGGGCGGTGGTGCGGGGGCCGTGGCTCGGCAGGTACGCCCTCGGGCTGACCGCGCTGGCGACCGTCGTCGCCGCGCTGCGCGGAGGTTGGGACGCGATCGGCGTCTCCTACGGCACGTTCCTGTCGACGATGGTGACGGCCGCGATCCTCTCCCTGTCGGAGGCGGTGCGGCAGTTGCGGGCGGCGCGCGAGGAGCTGGCGCGGCGGGCGGTGGAGGAGGAGCGGCTGCGGTTCTCCCGCGATCTGCACGATCTGCTCGGGCACACGCTGTCGGTGATCGTCGTCAAGTCGGAGGCCGCGCGGCGGCTGGCGCCGCGGGACCTGGACGCGGCGCTGTCGCAGGTCACCGACATCGAGGCGGTCGGCCGACAGGCGCTGACGGAGATCCGGGAGGCGGTGACCGGGTACCGCGAGGGCAGTCTCGCCACCGAGCTGGACCGGGCGTCCTCGGCGCTGACCGCGGCCGGCATCGAGCCCGTCGTCCGCCGGTCGGGGGCGCCGCTGGCCCCGGGGGCGGAGGCGCTGCTGGGCTGGGTGGTGCGCGAGGCGGTCACCAACGCCGTGCGGCACAGCGGGGCGCGGCGGTGCGAGATCGCCGTCGACGGGGCGTCCTCGGCCGAGCGGATCCGGCTGACGGTCACCGACGACGGGGGCGGCGGTGGCGGTGACGGCGGCGAGGGCACGACCTCCTCGGCGGGCGGCACCGGTCTGAAGGGGCTCACCGAGCGCCTCGCGGCGGCGGGCGGTGCGCTGCGGGCCGGCCCGTCACCGCGCGGCGGCTTCACGGTCACCGCCGAACTCCCCCGGGACACGGAGGAGCTGACGGACCCGTCCGGCGGCGGGGAGGGGTTCGCGACCACGTCGCCCGGGGCGGCTGCTCGTACTCTGGGACCGTGA
- a CDS encoding ABC transporter permease, with product MWDYLWLEVRRTLRDVGFVIGGVVMPVMMYLLFTNVGGGADGDWKAAAMVGMAAYGAVGSALSTGGGVAEDRAIGWLRQLRVTPMTPRQVVVGRALTGGVTVLPAIVAVLLAGGVVNGVRLDVWQWAAIALLLWLGSVPFTLLGLGNGYRLTAQTTAVTNMMCNLGLSVVGGLWFPVELFPHWLRAVSAYTPTSRIAQLGTAVADGHSPTAGAVLVLTAWLLVFGGYAVLAYRRSGRTV from the coding sequence ATGTGGGACTACCTGTGGCTCGAGGTGCGCCGGACGCTGCGTGACGTCGGCTTCGTCATCGGCGGGGTCGTGATGCCGGTGATGATGTACCTGCTGTTCACCAACGTCGGCGGCGGTGCCGACGGCGACTGGAAGGCCGCCGCGATGGTCGGCATGGCGGCGTACGGCGCGGTCGGCTCCGCGCTCAGCACCGGCGGCGGGGTCGCCGAGGACCGGGCGATCGGCTGGCTGCGGCAGCTCCGGGTGACGCCGATGACACCGCGCCAGGTGGTCGTGGGCAGGGCGCTGACCGGTGGCGTGACGGTGCTGCCGGCGATCGTCGCGGTACTGCTGGCGGGCGGTGTCGTCAACGGCGTACGGCTCGACGTGTGGCAGTGGGCGGCGATCGCGCTGCTGCTGTGGCTGGGGTCGGTGCCGTTCACGCTGCTGGGGCTGGGCAACGGCTACCGGCTGACCGCGCAGACCACGGCCGTGACGAACATGATGTGCAATCTGGGGCTCTCGGTGGTCGGCGGGCTGTGGTTCCCCGTCGAGCTGTTCCCGCACTGGCTGCGCGCGGTCTCCGCGTACACCCCGACCAGCCGCATCGCGCAGCTCGGCACGGCGGTGGCCGACGGGCACTCGCCGACGGCCGGGGCCGTACTCGTCCTGACGGCCTGGCTGCTGGTGTTCGGTGGTTACGCCGTACTGGCCTACCGCCGGTCCGGGAGGACCGTGTGA